The stretch of DNA CTATTATTGTATGGATCCTGACAATATACTCTTATTTGATTATAAATTCAAATGATTAGTaatgatttttataataataaaataatatatatttttttttataattgagTGTGGCTATAATTTGGAGGGCATACCTAATTAAAAAAGATGTAATGTGTGTACTTTCATACGACATTGATTGGATATGAACATAATTAGTCAATATTCTTATATTTACAAAAGACTATTATATAGATAGATGAAGAAAGTTGCATATGTACCTATAATATATGTGTAAGGTTGCAATATGTCAAACttgataagaaacaaaagattaacTCCTTTAGCCCTAGAATACTATTACGAAGTTTTTTTACAAATGAAATGAGTTAAAGCAATAGAGAACCAAGGGTATCCTTTGCTTGAAGAGACATGATAATTTTAGGATGGGATATGGAGAGAGAGTAGTATTTTTTACATGTCACAAAAGATTCAGACCATGAAATTTGAGGATCGGCACATAAAGTTTATATTCACAAGGATTAAAAAAATGAGAAAGTATTCGATAACTTCCAGCAAATACAATTGAGCCTAAATGATACAAACACAAAGTGAAAGTCGTTATATTAGCAAATTTCATAGAGGATCCTACGATTAGTAGatataaaatgataattaatttttttgtttccTTAGGTCGATGGTTCTTATAATATAGAGTAGTAGGTCAAATGACGATAGCAGTTTCAATATACTCTGACCTCTCCATCCATACATGTCATAATCATATATGCCTCAAAGAGGTTTTTTGAACACTTTTCTTTGATAACAATTAGGCAACAATTATTACCACACTTATGTATCAATAATACATAATTTATTAATATACTATGTTATCATAATTGTTTTGTGTCGGATGAATATTCGATATATAAATTTATAGGATCAAGAATTCTAATCGGAATTCCATTCTTTTTAAtgataaaactatatatatatataatttgcttTTATGTATTACTtaagttattaaaatatttaagttcgATACATAATTTAGCATCTCAACTCGTATCATCTTTTTAATAATTCAAGATCAACGGAAGACTTGACCTTTTCCCAGTCGCTTCAAGCCGAAGGCGAAACCAAAGTCCCGCTACCGCCGGCCAGTTCCAGAAAGCTGGTCATCGCCTGCCGCCTTTCGGGTCTCTCAAGCCAGCCTTCGACGATGAGCCACCCTCCTCCGGTTCTCAAGCCTTAGCTGTCGTTGCCATTGCGATCCTGCTGCAGCAGCACAGCCGCCTCCCTCTGGTACACTTTCCTCTCCTCTCCCTTCTCTGTATAATAGCCACTCTCCCAGTGCCTTCCCTTTTCCCTCTCTGTGATCGTTGTACAACCAACCTCTTATTCCCAGCCACTtccttctcctctctttataatcgAAGAACAACGATCTCAGAAAGGGAAACTTCAACGTTTAGTTACTATTCTCAAGCCTTCGACATTGTTTGTTGATTCTGCTAGTTGCGTTATTGTTGGAGCAACAAAATCGAGATATACATgtgagaagaaggaaaagaaaacatattAAAATGATACAGAAAATACTGATTCATTATTGATTCTGAGATTCCTTTTGTTTATCTCTTATAGCTTCATTTAATTTGGGATAAGAATCGAGTTCAAACTTCAACTTTAGAAAACTAGGCATGGATAATTGGGTTCAAATTAAGAATTTATAGATCCATGCGCATTAACTAGCCACTTCTTCAAGCAGTTGTTGCATATGCAGCAGTAGCAAATAATCATCGACACATGGATGCTTGAATCTTGATGATATTGATATGGACCTCACTCCTTTCAAGTTGGATGCTGATGAACTTCTAGATGAGTTCACCGAGGTAATTTCTTCTTCTCAAATCTTGTCTGCTTTCTTGATCTTCTTCAAACCAAAATGCATGTTTTAGTTTATAGAGAGCTTACATCGTCGTCTCTTGAACTGGCAGGGTAACTATACCACACTGGCAGATATGAAGAGGGTGTGGATGGCCAAGAAGTTCtcttatatttatgaggctaaacCTACTTCTAATGAAGCCTTCTTTATGCAGTCACTTTACTCCTATTCTATTCGTATGTCTTATCACCATAATTCCCATTCTAGTTTTTATATGCTTGTTTTTATGAATAGAGACAATTAGTGATGAATGTCTATATGGTGTCTACAGGTGCATTGTTAAGGAGATTGGGTGGTCTCTATTGCCTTTACTGCCTCTATGAGACTCAACCATATAAACCTGCCTTCAAAATTTATTATCTCTTTGTATGCTCCAACGCTATTTGATTCTTAAGCTCATTTTTAATGTCTTAGATATCAGTTCCATGGGTCTTTTGGTGATTTTGGCACTGTTTAATTGCCTTTGCTGCATCTTTCATGTTTATTAGCAACTTTCCTTACATATTTACACATTTGGTTCTCATAAGTTATTTATCGAGCAAAATAGTGCATTTGCCACAACTAGACCCTAAGCATCTTAGTCAAGTCATTTAGGCTTGATGGTGAGATGTGCATTGCGTGCCTTGTATCAAATTTTCAACTTGTTGAGGAGCTTGTATTTATCACTGAAGAAAATCTATCTCTTCTATCTTTTCCTGATTGTTGTATAAGGAAAGTACTCATCATTTTTGTCTTTGGAGGCACTATATTCTAGTTAATAAACTGGATCATTAGTCTGCCAAGCTAAAATTACTCTTGAACAATAAATTTAGAGTCTATCTTATGATTGTTTCAATTATAAGCATAATAGGACATACACCTCTATTCTATGACTGTTAAAAAGGTTAAACTCAGGCCTAGGAATTGCTCAATTTTCAGTCAGATTTACTAACTAAATGTGGGAAAGCTCTGGAGTAGTATTTTAAAATGAGGAAATTAAGGGTAAAAGAGTTATCTGTTAATCGAACAATTTGCTTTTTATCTATCAAACCAATTATGAAATGGGAACTTTATGCTGGGTGCTGTCATTATAATTACCTTAATGTCTGTTCTTTGAGTTAAGTTAAAAGGGTTAACTTCATTATAATTACCTTAATTAACTTTAAGCTGGTGCTTTATAGAGTATCTGTGGTCAATTGGTTAAGAGGAATCAATATAATTTGTTTCTAGAAGGTAAATTATTGATTATTGCCAACTCAAGTGACTTTTTTTGCATTATTTAGGCAAATATCTAGACTAGAATTGATTTCCATGTCAGTTAGGCATGTTTTAGAAGCATGATTTATCTATCCTAGGATATCAGGACATTTGCTTCAACATTTTGAAATTTGTCATGTTAGTATTCTTGTGTTTTCTTCAGCCTTTTGGCATATTGACTAAATATCTTTCACCGTTAAAATATAGCTCAACGTCTATCTTTCAGTGTGATACCATGTTCATTCTAGAAAATTTTTAGTTTCTTATTCTTGTGTTTACCTTCactgaaaaagttttcttctcttgtcATTCTTTTTTCCTATAAAAGAAGCTACTGATACGATGGATATCGAGGATGCAAAACACATTATAGAAGACAATAAGTTGGTGGGAGACATGGTAGATGATATCGTGAAAGACTGGGATGCTCAAAAGGAGACATTTTATAAGCAGACTAGCATTATTATCCACAACGAATTAGGTGGCGAtcgatgattttgatgagttGGAACACCTCTTAAACGAGTGACATACATCTCAATATTGACAACCTTTGAACATGCTTTTGCTGCCAAAATATTGGAGTTTCCATTCTCCTCAGGTATCTGAACTTCTAGAGAATTTTGTTGATACTCTGCTGCTTATATGGCATTCCTTACATTCCTTGATTTTTCATCTCTTGCTTATATTCTTGAATGCAATTATAAGTTTCTCTGAAGGTATGCATATTGTTTAAGATTTGTGGCTCTTCTAAATTATATCCATTATGTCCCCTTACACCTACCCCCGCCTCAATTCCGGGGTGCACATTCTTGCTAACATAGGGTGGGTCAGAGGTCATACTCATTTTTTTTGGAAGCTCATGGCTCCACTCCCATTGATACTTCGGCTTAATGAATAGTTTTTCCTCTtttcaaaaaaaagaagaaaatattaacagaaaaagaaaacgaaCCAAAATTTCCTGTACTCAAATCTTTACAATCCCTCACACAACTCAAGATAtgtaagtaaataaaaataataatatcaatgcCAAAAAGGGCTGCTTGAAAGTTTATATTATGCTGTCAGTGAGATTGCCATGGACTTTAATGCATTGAGTAGGTAACAGAAAGCACCATGACTTGAATCTAAACTGCAGGCTCCGTCTGCAATGCGCATCATAGACATTCCTTAGAGCTTAACAGGGCAGGAATGTTCATAGAGCATTCAACCTTTACTCTCAGAAGATTATGCCAAAATTACTTGAATCTTGTCCTAATCATTTAtcttacaagaaaaaaaatcatagagcGAGACAACAAGCAAAGATAATTGAAATTGATGATTACGACTGACAGTAATTTTATTGAGACTTACCGTTTTATTGTTATTGTATGACTGACAGTTCATTTCTCAAGCTGTTCTGAGGATCTGCAGCAAATGACTGCTATAAATCGAAAGCATATGATCCGTAATGGAAACTTGAAAACAAATTCTCagtaattgaaactataatgtgcTACAGAGATGTCTGAGCAAAATGTTCATCCTCAGAGAAGGCATTTCGAAGAGGAAGGAACTCCCTGAGACACTCTCAGTCCACAAAAATCAATTGTCTCAAacttaaaattccaagaaatttcTAATATAAGAATTCCATAACATTCTCTTGCTCAAAAATATCCTCAAAAAAATCAGTATTTTCTCTGTTGCCATAACTGAGAATCTCAGCGTGACTCTGTTTTCTGATCTGTATACTTCAGTTGACTTCTGACCTCCAGTAGATCAATGCTTCACAAAGAGAGACTACATACAGTGCAGGATTCGTCCTCATCGACAAACAATTGGTTCTGTCCACGAGCTGATGCTCATGAACTCGGTTTAAGTGATGAGCCAACATGACATTCCAGGTCTCACAAAATCAGCAATTCCTCATTCCGCTGTATGATTCATCTTGTTTGGTGGGCTTCATGTCATCATCTTGTTCATATCTCTACGAGCAATCCTCCACCTCATAACTCATCCTCAGAGCAGGGGCGCATATGATCTGCCAACACCTCCAACATCAGGCATATCTCCAGCCGCTGAGGGTGCACTTGATCCCCTGCCACAAATGAGCTCACATTCCCATCCACCTCAATCGCGCTGCATGCAGGCGTCTTCTTGATCCCTCTGCTACCGATCAGCTTGCGAATCCTGCGTGCGTCCTCCTTCCTGTCAGCATTGAGATAGATGTTCGACAACTGGACATAAACACCTTCATCATCTCCGTCGCCAGCCGCAAAGCTCTGCAGCTCTGCAACAGCAACCTCGGCGAGTTCCGTGTTCCCATGTATCCTGCATCCTGTGAGCAACGAGCCCCACACTGATGCCAGAGGCCTCATCGGCATTTCACGTACGAGATGTAGTGCCTCGTCCAGCCGACCCGCTCTGCACAGCATATCGACAGCGCAGCTGTAGTGCTCGTGCTCGGGGATCACCGAGTGTCGAGCCTCCATTTCGGCCAGAAGCTGTAGGCCGTCCTCCACCAGGCCAGCATGAACGCAGGCAGCGAGCGCCCCAAGCAGTACAATCCCATCCGGGCGCAGGCCATCCTCCTCCTGCATCCGCCGCAAGCAAGCCATTGCCTCCTTGGAGAATCCATGCATGGCGTACGCGCCGATCATGGTGGCCCACATGTGGGTATTCCTCTCAGGCATCGCGTTGAACACGTCGACGGCATTCTTTATGCACCCACACTTCGCGTACATGCTCACGAGAGCCGACCCCAGGAAGGTGTCCCTTAGGAATGAGGGTCCCTTCCCCTCGACGAGCTTGTGAATTCGAACGCCCTGATTGAGAGCACCGGCGTGTGCACAAGCCGTGAGAGCGGTGGTGGCGGCGAACTCGTCCGGCTCGATGCGGGAGATCAGCAAATGGTCGAACAGTCGCACCGCCTCGGAGGGTAGACCGGCGCGGATGAACGCGTTCATGAGGACGTCGTAGTGGACGGCGTCTCGCACGGAAATTTCGTCGAATACTTTGGCGGCCTCGTCAGTGGCGTTGCAGTAGAGCCGCAATACGGCGGTCTGGACGTAGTGGTCGGCGGAAAAGAGGCCGTTCTTGACGACGAGGGCGTGGATCTGGGCGCCGGTGGCGAGGGAGCCAGAGGCACCGCAGGCGGCGAGGGCGAAGGGGAAGGAGTGGTGGtcagcggcggcggaggcgggcggggcgcggaggaggaggcggaagaAGGAGAGGGCCGCGGCGGGGTCGGGGCCGCGGGCATGGGCGCGGATGAGGGCGTTGTGCATGAAGGAGTTGGGAGGGGAGGGGGAGCGGTGGAAGAGGAGGGAGGCGTAGGCGAGGGCAGGGGGGCGGAGGGAGCAGGCGGCGAGAATGAGGCGGCTGAGGGCGAAGGGGTGGCGGTGGAGGCCGCCGGAGACGAAAAGGGCGTGGGCGGCGCGGAGGTGGCGCTCGGAGGAGCAGCGCCGGAGGAAGGCCATGCAGCGGTTCCATGCGCGCGGCGGGACGGGGACGGGGACGGGGCCGTGCGCCGGGGCCTCCGCCACCATGTGGGTTCGACTTGGGTCCGTTCCATCGAAATCGACGGGATCGGCCGGCTCATGTAGAAAGACATGAGAAGGGTGGAAATTAATGCAAATTGAATTAGTAGATTTGAGGATGCAAATAGTAGTATATTTACTTATGggcaaattctaaaaaaaatattagtcttgCCAAATTCTCATATAGCGCTCATTGGTTGTCATCCATCGTCACTTCTTCCCTTGCCAACCTCCGCAATGGGGCACCTCCTTCCTATCCTTCGCTCATTGCTCTTGCCTCTATCCTGTTATCGTCACCTTCGCCCCATTTCTCCCACCCACCTTGCCTGTCATCTTTGTCTCATCATTCTCgtcattcttatcatcacatttgCAGGGGGCTATAGGCAAGGGGGCACAAGCACCCCCCTTGGTGTCTCCATCGTTTCTATCGTCGATCTCGGTGGAGGAGGTTACGAGTGAGGACGATAAGTGTGAGGCGTGCAGGCGATGATGGTAGAGGAAGAGGGGAGGGAAGGTGAGGGCGATTGTACGAGGCGTAGTGTTATaaatgaaactataaataaaatattcgaTGTAATATTTGTGTATAtctgtgtctttcggttttgttcatgctttcacAGTATGTAGGGGGTTTGTAGTAGACTTGACAGCcctattttggttggcttttatgATCGTTTCAAGCTTGTAAATGTATGTTGTATATAATTATTGCATAGAGATAAAACTGCTCAGAAATAAGCCATCCAAGTAGTCATTTTAAGAGTTTTTTAGCTCCACAACATAGTGTAGAGTGTCAACTAGCATATCACCTAGGAGCTACATGGGTGGCACATGGTTGAATGGGCCTTTAGGGTAGTGTCTAAGGATGGTTCGCTATCATGTGAGCACTCGTAGAGACTTTTGATCATGACGAATCATCTTGGACCTTTTATCGcataaccgttcagagcttgcaaaatttatatttataatttacatcaaTTATCAAGTATTTTTGAAATGGCTGCTTGTGAGATCTTAAGTTAAATGCTTCatttaacccattttctcttttactAGTATTTAAAGGATCATAAGAGGTTTCAAGGAGGCTGACTTTTTACAAACAAACATGCAAAGGTGCTGCACAATTGAgataaaactagctaagtccataatAAATGGTATCAAAGCGAGAAATGCATATTTAGAAACACATGATATACAAACGCGGGGAACCTAATACGGCTGTATTAAGATTAGTCAGCACACATGATCGTTTGAGGGAAATAGGTGTTGAGATATAGAGAAATTACTTCCTCAGAGGAGTAGGCATTCGAGATTGGTATTCAGAGTAATAGTTAACCCTTTGTACTAgatgcaccacgagaacaagcaagctaggaagaatacatagcgcataaaggttgggatggttgagttcgagTTATAACTTGATGTTGACAACCAAACTTGATTATACTCAAGGCAAGTGGGTTGCTTAGcaaaggataagaccatgcaaAGAGGGATGGGCTGCTTGATGACTAAAAAAGTTATGCAAAGCTTATAGAAGTGAGGAGAactactaactcgaagaatttggtacttatgcaagggcttgtatgcggacgatgaccTATCCATGGCTATCCCAAGTCGACCAAAACTCAACACCATAGAGcattaaaattttctctttagcatgGGAAGGATATCTCTTAAGAGAATAAAGTTTATAATAAGTTTAGTATATTGCTAAGCCTTGAGGGGTACAATAAGGGATATATTAACGAAAAGTCATAATCTAACGAGTTATAGGGGCAGAATAGTACATAGTTTATTCAGTAAGGTGGAGTAATCCAAgaggatggtggtcttcgaaacttcCAAATGGAAGGATGCAAAGAGAAAAGTttctccaacgggatagatatccaagaAAATAAATCCCGCTTCtcaagagggagaatcatgtgcaacagactaaATGCTAGTTATagatgccctataagccaatcacgtgagtgatgacacgtgtgtgaCACATATTGCTTTTGTCTAttgtattatataatttttttgttcatatatattatgatgttcatggatctgtgcaatgggaatcagattgtgatgaaatcacgataatgagaccaattctcatttaaacacataccctaaataatcatggtcataggttactcgagagggacatcgagatagccgGACaaattggtgtactgtatactcattcaaatgatggaggcagctggtatacagattggtgtactatataccgtcCATAGGGATACAGTGTATGTGCTCATTGaaaaatgagttcattgattgatccgcttacataatgttggatggttgatgatatctcattgtcagaTAATGATTCCGTCGTCCTAGTAATGTATTtattctttagacttgagacaccaagtgttgtgggaaacaactttttaagccgtggcctcgaggccgacgcggctcggttcgaggGTCCGGATGttgggggtccggatgtcggggatctcaagcgacgtccctcggggtctcccggcggccgagcacggtggttcgggtcggaaggtcgggtcggtaggtcgggtcgggaggaagctccgccgtagcgccgggaagaggcggcaccgtctcgcacctgcacacaggtcgggtcgggagctcggcccgacctctccgacgatcaagttagtgatgtggagagggttttggaggaagagatgcctccatacaagtgttgtgtgtgagttcgtcctcccccctgttcgtttagaactctggggtatttatagatgagtttgatgttacctgatgtggctgcctacaggaggcaggctgatagcgtctgacatggggttggcgtggcgtgaagaaccaagcctgagttaggtgttaatgcgcctcgaccaGAGTTCCGACTCGGTTAATCGAGTGCAGTTACGCCGATCGAGGCATGAGGCGTCGGCTGACGTCATggtgtgtcacatcgccatttttacccttatcaccaaggatatcttatattagtactatactctttgataccggatttataggtttcgaagtttcagatctagtatagtcagttattgggagtggtagccaaccttacgagggctattgagtgtcgatagaggaatatctcatgtgttcttgctcaaataaatctctagccaaggtcatttgaaTTGAGAGACAAAGAATTCTTCGGGGGAattcgattagagtaagactcgtgtagaaactaaataggcctgataacaccatgctcggtaCATGGTCTATAAAGTATGAGATAAATGagaattataggtacatggtaactgatgacagataggtccaaatgattggattcccttatatcgtctagggactatggcgtagcagcctagtacgtccgtagtcgatgagtcgagtgaattattatggagacaataattcactaagttagaacgagttatgacaggtatgactcacggctaggtcgatattgggcctaaagggtcacacacatatgataggtgttgcgatgagtagaggctcGGATATGAGTTCtccgttagagcccctatcttattggatatccaataagcccctaaattattggatcatatggatgagatctaataagagccaatgagagattattggatagagatctactaatttaagagacttgggtagttggatgaagatccagtacccaatagggctagatccattatggttaagttgataggaagcatctataaataggagagaaccaaagggcaaTAAGCTAGACCTCTTAGCtaccacctcatattctcctctctccctctcctccttagccaacagcccctatttggggcg from Musa acuminata AAA Group cultivar baxijiao chromosome BXJ2-11, Cavendish_Baxijiao_AAA, whole genome shotgun sequence encodes:
- the LOC103972792 gene encoding uncharacterized protein LOC103972792; amino-acid sequence: MDLTPFKLDADELLDEFTEGNYTTLADMKRVWMAKKFSYIYEAKPTSNEAFFMQSLYSYSIRALLRRLGGLYCLYCLYETQPYKPAFKIYYLFKLLIRWISRMQNTL
- the LOC135627435 gene encoding putative pentatricopeptide repeat-containing protein At3g28640; protein product: MVAEAPAHGPVPVPVPPRAWNRCMAFLRRCSSERHLRAAHALFVSGGLHRHPFALSRLILAACSLRPPALAYASLLFHRSPSPPNSFMHNALIRAHARGPDPAAALSFFRLLLRAPPASAAADHHSFPFALAACGASGSLATGAQIHALVVKNGLFSADHYVQTAVLRLYCNATDEAAKVFDEISVRDAVHYDVLMNAFIRAGLPSEAVRLFDHLLISRIEPDEFAATTALTACAHAGALNQGVRIHKLVEGKGPSFLRDTFLGSALVSMYAKCGCIKNAVDVFNAMPERNTHMWATMIGAYAMHGFSKEAMACLRRMQEEDGLRPDGIVLLGALAACVHAGLVEDGLQLLAEMEARHSVIPEHEHYSCAVDMLCRAGRLDEALHLVREMPMRPLASVWGSLLTGCRIHGNTELAEVAVAELQSFAAGDGDDEGVYVQLSNIYLNADRKEDARRIRKLIGSRGIKKTPACSAIEVDGNVSSFVAGDQVHPQRLEICLMLEVLADHMRPCSEDEL